Sequence from the Numida meleagris isolate 19003 breed g44 Domestic line chromosome 2, NumMel1.0, whole genome shotgun sequence genome:
CACCTTTATGTACAAGTGACACTGATGTAGCAGATGCATCTTCGACACGTGTGTTGCACTGGCAAAGTACAACGGGACACTCACACCCAGCACCTGGTGTTAGGAAACCTTTACACATCCTAGGAAGTtacaaagcacaaagaaagatCCACTCAGCTTTCCAAGAAGAAATCCATTGACTGAGATTTAGGACAGCAACACTTGAAACGTCTTCCCTTTTCCACTTgcacttttccatttccattttggAATGTTCCTTTTACATGCAAACCAATTCCGTTCTTACAAACCTTGCTTTGTGTGCACCTGTTTAAGACACATTAAAATTATAACTTGGCCATTGCACCTTTCATGACAAAATGGCATCCTGCAACCTAAGGATCTCCTGACATGAAGCACTCAGCCTGCCATCTCCTGCTACAGAACACAAGTGAGGATGGCACCACCAAGTCGgtgtgcagcctgcaggagcacactCCAGTTCACATTTGCTCAGTTTAGAATTAAACCATTTTCTATCTGACTTAACCACACAACTGAACACTGAAAACCAAGATCTCCTACTCACTTATTGCCAACTATAAGAGTCTGTTGCCCACAGTCCCCAGAGAGGCCTAAGGATTAGCTGGGTTAAACAAGTGATTACCCAAGGTTAAAATAATCGGGTGCTGAAATTATGAGCAAGGGCAACATTTGTCCTTCCTTAGCTATGGGGTTTGGTAATGGGGACAGTAAGGGAAAACTTGCTTCTACTTGTGCTTTTGCTGGTAAAGTTTGTTTCAAATGGGGGATGGCACGCAGCTTTGCCCATGTTGGGACCACTGTCACTAATAAAACACTCCTGCTCAGGCAGGATGCTTGCGTCTGAACTCAGTCTCTCAGCTGAACTATAAACACTAgtgtaataaaaacaattcagtTTCCACATGCCTTAAGCACCTAAcaccatttttccattttcttctgaaatttaCACAGTATGTAATGCAAGCCACTACAGTAACTTGTTATATGCTTCAGCAATACAACCTTAAtggcttttaaaatcagttcaACAATTTTTTCTCGATTCCTTAAAGTCATACGTGTGCCATTGACCTCTGCAATGGCACCAAAACTACTAAGGAACCCTCTGGGAACTCATCCCAGAGTTCAGTGCTGctcattttactgtttttttgttgatattttaacaggaatttttttctttcacagtgaaCGCTTGGCAATGCCAATCCTTCTTTGCTCAGCTTACTCCATCAGCGTTCCCAAGCTTTGTGTATGTGCACAATTCACAGTACCACTGAAACTAGTAATTTTAAAAGACCTAAagtaaaatcagtgttttaaaataagtttgagATACTGACAACTTTGAACAAATTCATAGTATCCAACCAAAACCTATCAGACTGGATGCAATGTTTTTAACATCAAACGCATCCCTGATATTCAGCGATGCTGTATCAGTATTTCCGTGCTCAGTCAGCTGCGCAGTTGGTTTCCTCATCAGCTATCTCACTTTCCCACGAACACATTTGTGTCTGCATCTTTGCCATGTTCTCCCCTCAGAGTTCAGCCTTCCAGAGATTTAGCTAAGGTAAGCACCAGTGGACCAACCAGCAAGACTGCCTTTTCCACCATTGTTTGACCTTTAAAGATGAAGCATGATtgtgtgtgaaaaaaaaatggggaaagcATACTCTAAACATAAACCAAGAAGGTTTTGGAAATGACGTAAGTTTCTAATTTCCTCTCTGCATCACATAATCAGTCCTGCAGCTCATTATCAGAACACACGTGCTCAATTAAgactgcagcatctcagctACTTAATCTTTAATCCTAATTTTAAGCCATGGCTCTCCTGTTTGTTTAAAGATGACCTGGTATTTTTAGAGATGGGCAAAGATAGGTATGTAAATACACACCACACTATTTAACAGCTTGTAAGgcatttcacttttaaaagggaaaggaaaaagctgtgCTTCCTTATGATACAACCTCTATACAACTAACTGAATTACAGAGGTAGGCCTAACCTAAAACAAGCCTGGGAATGGCTGCAGAATAAAGGCTCCCAGACACAAAAAttcataaaatggcttgggttagaatGGACCTTACATCCCACCCCAccgccatgggcagggctgccacccaacagctacccagggccccatccaacctggccttgaatgcctccataGATGGGGCGTCCACAGCTTCTGCGGACAGCCTGAGACCAACTGAAGGCCTGCATGGCCCAGCAGGGCTCTGTTTCATCACAACCCATGGTACCACTCCCCTGGTACAGACAGGAATCCCTCAGGAGTTTCTCAGTGGCAAGTATTTATGCTAAGATCACttataattacaaaataattgaaACGTGTCATTACAAGTTTGCCTTTCTTCCACAACTCCAGACCACCAGAAACACCACCTGCTCACGTTTGTCAAACATCACATCCCTGCTTCCAACCCCTACTTATTTTCCCCAGTAAGGCAAAGAAGCTAAGTAAAAGCTCTTCCAGTTCTTCACCACGCCAGGAACACaaagggtggaaaaaaagagcGCAAGTAAAATTATATTCTTTATTCATTCCATTTTAGCTGAGAATATTCCTATTATACAAATACTGTATAAATTCCAAAATCACaatatattacaaaataaaaaagtacaAACTGCAGTACTTAATAAATATATCTAACAAGTTAATCAGAAagtagaagaaacagaattcagattggaaacatttaaatgtttgacCCAGCAAACCATACAAATCtcaatttaaatactttttaacGTAGAATACCAATCCTGAtttcttatttagaaaataacatCCAATGAATAAAATGTTGTGATCAGATAATGATTTGTTGGTGCAATACAAGCGCCAAAAAAGAAGCACGGCTCATACAAAAGACACCATAACCCCAGAAACAGGAACACAAACACTGAGGTGCAGCCAAGGCAATTACTGCCAAAGCGGTAGGCTATTATCTAGTCACAACATTCTATTGCAAGTTAATGTTCTGTTATTACAGATAAATAACACAAATGGAGCAGAGGGTGAGCCAACCAGGCAACGAGAGGCCGGTTTACtcaaaacagtaattaaatacAGAAGAGTCAACTGCTCCCCGCACAGTGCACGCGGAGCTGCATTCCAACCGGCTCAGAGGACCTGTTCCGCGCTCGAGGCAGAGGAAACAACTGTTCTGAAAGCAGTCTTCTACTTTGCCACACTTGAACAAGAACTACTGTTTTGCAAAGAACAACCACGATGCTTTCACCAGTTTGGGAGGGTCATTTGACATCAGCTTCATTTGGTAGAAATATAAGGTTTATGGgtaaaaaacacagcaaaaaatagCTGTTACATCATAAGCCTTATTTACAAAAATtgtttacaaatgtttttttggCTGTACAGCTCAAAGCCAGATACTAACGTGAGATGTAAAAGACGGACgtaacagtttaaaaatattgtgcaaaaaatacattctcataGAAAAGAGAGAAACGGTGAGGAGGGGAGACACAAACATACAGAGAGAACCTGCTGGCAAATAATCCGAGGCTAAGTTTCTACAACAGAATACTACAAACACGCTTGGATTTATCCCCCACGATCTACCGCTCGTCTCAGTCCggggtgctgctgcttcattaAGGATTAAGGCATCACCATCACGGCCAGCGCACTTCCGTCCATCTGTCCccgcagccctgctcctgggcagcctcacGAGCAGGCGTTCTGCTCGATGTACATCTTGGAGAGGGACACAGCCATGGACTTGGCCAGCTCCTCGTCCCGCCGCCGCTGCACCTGAGTCTGCCTGCACCAGGCCTCGTACTCGGGGTTGGGGCAGACGCGGTCCAGCACGGCATCGTAGTGCCCGTTGCTCAGCCAGCTCAGCCAGATGCTGGGCCGCGTCGGGTCCTCGGGCCCCAGGTAGTGAACCATGGTGGAAACGGTGGGGCTCTCGGGCCGCCCGCCCGTCGTCAGGTGGATGTTGACGTTCAGCATCTGCCCCATGGCCAGCAGCTCGGGGTAGCCGGCCCAGGCGCCGTCCTGCGCGGCGGCGATGAGGAACTCCCCGACGTCGCCCTCGATGATGGGGCCGAAGTGGTCCAGGTGGTCGGCGATGTAGTGCACCGTCTGCTCGCGGAGCTCGCCGTGCAGCCGCTGGTCCCCGTACACGGCCTTGCAGACGGCGCGGTACAGGCAGTTCCCGTCGGGGATGATGTGGAAGCGGAAGCGGCCCTTCTGCCGCAGGTACCGGTCCTGCTTCTCCACCTCGGCCAGGTACAGCGCTAGCTTCTCGCTGCGCTCCGCCCGCCGCGCCccggccgcgccgccgccctCCTCGTCCTCCCCGCCGCGCTCGGGCTGCGGGCCGGACTGGTTGGCGGCGGCCTGCAGCGCCTGGCAGTGCTCGCTCAGCCGCAGGCTGCGGTTGCTGGGCTCCTCGGCGCCGCTCTGCACGACGCCCTCCAGCCAGGCGCGGCCGTGCGGAGCGGGCTCGGGCCGGGACAGCAGGCGGATGGGCACCACGCGCTCCagcgggcggcggcggctgaCGGTGAGCTGCGCGCAGGAGCTGTACTGCGGGaccgcggcggcggcggcggggccgctcGGCATCACCTCCAGGCAGGACGAGAAGGCGGGcatggcggcggcggggccccCGGGGCTCGGGCCGTCCTTGGCGGGGCTCTCGGCGGTCGGGCTCGGGGTCGGCCCCGCGGCGTCGTTCGCTGCGTCGGCGGATGGCGGTCCCGGCGGTACGGAGACCTTGAAAACGGGCGCGGCGCTCGGAGGGGCCGTCCCGCCCGCGGGGTAGTGGGTGATCACGGAGCTGTAGAGCTGCATCCTCGGCTCCCCGCGGGCGGCGCTTTATAGGCGGCGCCGCCGGAGccggggcggggagcggcggcgggggcCGCGCTGGGGCTGCCGGAGAGGATGAGCCGCCCGGGTAAAAATAACCCGGGGCAtcgccccccgccccgccgcccctcccctgccccgcgctgcccgcTGGGCCCGGCGGCGCCCGCCGCAATTCCGACTGCGCCACAAGccgcgcggccccgccgccaGGCCACGCCCCTCCGCGGGAGCGCGCGGCGAAGCGCTGAGGCGCTTCTGGAAGCTGCtgggggcggggcggggcagCGCCGTGTTTACCTCGGGGCCCGCGCACGTTGGAATGCGGGGGGCGGGGCTCGGCTGGGCACCGCCCCGCGGCGGAAGGGGACCCGGGGTAATGAGCGGCGGTGGGACCGCGCGGagatttcctttggaaaatgtgGTACGTGTATACATAAAACTGCGATATAAGTCATCAATTAATAATCGGAGAGGATGAGATCTAAAATACTGCTCCCAGAGATCCTCGGCAATTGGTTTATTGATGTCGGTAGCGTCGTACAGTCAACACAGGTCTTTTAGCCTTAGCTGTGATATAAATAAAGCCGTATCTCACCCGTCGGACATGAGCAGTGACGCTGTCTGCACACGCTGGATGTGATTACGTTATGACAGGCATGTCAAGTAAGAAACCCCACTTCACACTGGGTTAACGCAGGCATTCAGTCTTACTAGAATGGAAAAGAGAATATTGATATGTTTAATTTCAAAGTTATATAGGAGAAAATAGATTTCAGAATACAATTAGGAATGAAAAGTTTTAGCTTTAGTTCTGCAAtccaagcagaagaaaggagaaaaaaaaaggacagggGTGGTAAGTACTGCCAACTACTTTTTGATTTTCTGACCATTCGTTTTTCCTTGTTCCTGTATTACACTAATTGGAAAGACATAACTGACCACTTGCAGCAGAGTACAATGTCAAAAAGAATGTTTCTTTGGAGACGTGTTCAGGGAACTGATCCCTATCTGCAGATTCTGCCGCTGATTCCTGGGCTACCAGCAACACAAGACAGCATGTCATTCTCTTCCACGTTTTGATCTCCTTGACTAACTTGCACGTagaatgaaaaacactgaaatcctTGATGCTAAAAGCTGTGGATATTTAAGGGAACAGTTTTCgcatctgctttccttctttgttttgaataaaatatagCATCTAATTCCATGCATtattggaaatatttcagttgaaaTGTAAAGACTCAGTATGTATCCCAAATTATTGCCTCCAAAGTTGAAGTGTAAGAAGTATATCAGATATGAATTGGGCTCTAAGGTCCTGATTTACCTGCCACTGCCAGAAAGTTGATACCTTTAGAACAAATGGTGATGTGCATTAGCCAGGAGCATTTCTGGCAGCCTGTTAACAGGGGGATAAAGTATTACAACTGCTCTGAAATTACAGAGTGACTCTTGTATGTCAGAATGTTcagaactttgttttaaatatagctGATGAGATCAGTTAGTGAATCTTTATTTCTGGACAGATCATTTCTTAGAGAGTAAAATATACCAATCAGATGGTGCCGAATTGAAACATTTTCCAAGCGAAGGCTTGgggcaaaagaaaaatctcagcttgGTTTTACTTGTTAATCAAAACTTTACAAGGTATATTTCCAAGATAAAACGTGTTCTGATATATTTACAGGTGATCTAATGTAAAATCACTGGAAGCTCTCCCTTCCCAGAGGGTTTAAAATGTGCCAGTAGCTGCTGTGACCTTTGTCATTGTTGTTATATTAAAGATGTACATTACGTTAAGCAGCTCTTCTGCCTACTTggtttttttagtttaaaaaaagataaaggtatttctatatttttgcTTAGTGAATGGTTCTGCCTGCAAGTAAATGTCAGAGCTTACTACTGGGTAGTGGGTTGGAAGTCTTAAATAATCTGGTAACTGAGGGATGGGGGGAGTGGAGAGGAGAGACAGGCGGCTCTTTCTGTTAGAGAATAGTAAACGGATCCAGTAGAATAAGagcatttctgttaaaaatcagtgctgcattttgaaTACTTAGTGccacaattttctttctcctaggATGTTACAGAAACTCCAGGTAATGACTGTTGTGCCTCCCCAAAACCACAGGTTGTTTGGAACAGCAGTACAATAATGGATGGGCAGCTGTGTTATTCTGATTATTAGTTATGAGGTACGACATTTGTGGTTCTTCAtttgaggaaagaaacagattcaTTATGTATTCCTAGTTTTCCATTGTGTTAGTATTCCGATGCTGTGCTTCAGCatattctggaagaaaaaagaaaggttgtTTATAGCTGAACAAAAATCCAAGGAGCATCCTGAAATGCATGCTAAGTACATCTGCAGCTTTTGGTAATGTTACCAGAtcattcttttattctctttcatcTACAAACAGATATCAGTAACATCATTCCcacattttcagttaaaatacatGTAGTAACCTTCCTGATACTGTTAAAATACAATCAAAATCTGTTACTAGGTAACAGAGCAACATAACAAACAGTTCTACCACTGTATGAGTGTTAATTGCATATTGCTTTTAACGTACTAATTACCTCCCATGTGAAGTAAATAGAAAGAAGAGTTCACCTCAGTGTGTTTTACCTGTGTTATTAAATACTGACAATGTAACGTGGCCAACATTTTCCGTGACTGAGCATCTAGAGTTAGTCACACGCATTTGGCCTGGGTGGAATCCAATCTTTCTAGAAATCAGTGACAAAAAACCCATTGAACCTCTGCAGCGCACGCATTTCATGGCtagttttcagctttcattgTAGGAGTTACCAACAGTCAGCACTTACCTGAAAGGTCATTTAGTAAATGTCTGACATCtgtttgtaataataataataataataataataataataataataataataataatgtctTAGCCCGTGCTTTGCTCCAAGGTCACTAGCTGAAGAAAAAGGTGGAAACAGAGAGGAATGATCAAGTGCCATGAATAAGTTCCTGTGAATATTAAATTTCAGGGAAGAATTTGCATTTCCTCTATGCAAGGCTATCTGCAAAAGGAAGGAGCACATGGTTGTGCCTTTGGTGCCTTTTCCTGCCAGAAGATGcttatttgttctttctctgaGCTGCATATAGAGCAGCCACTGGGGAAAAACTGAACTTTGCTTTACAGTGTATAAAAACTGGATAAAACATGATGCACAGATAGATTGCTTCCATAATATTCCTGTTTTTCACTTGTCAGTTCTGCCTGCATACTGTGCCACACAGGTACTAGAAGGTTTCTCAGAGCAAGCAGAACATATTATGGAGATGCCTTCCCCTGTCTTCTGTAATGTTCCCAGGCTTCTGGTTCATTCAGTATAGCCAAACGTGAAGTCCTTTGCTAATGCAGAACAGATCTTAAAGCAATCTCTGTGGTAACAAAGCATAAGCATCTCTTGAGGTTAAAATTTCTCCTGACATAATCATTACCACTGGTTACACTGCACATTCCAGGAATTGTTTAGATTGTTTACGAGGCAAACCAcaagcacagaaacagctgtggaaaaacaGTGGCATTCAGTGACGTAAAACTGGATGCCTAAGAGTGGAACTACTTCTAACTTGAACGAACAAATTAATTACATCAGCAGGATCATTTATTAGcgaagaagaagagagaagttAGCTTAAGTGATGTATTGAATGACACTGAATAAGCATTTCcacagctttttatttatgctaATGTAACTGTGCTTCAGCCAAAGATATTTCCAGCTGAAGTATTTCATGAATTGATAGCAGTTTGTCAATAACTGGATGatgaaattataaataataatttaaagtaGCAtatcaagggaaaaataatagaaaatcaaaatgtgtgtgtgtgtgtgtatatatagtgGATGTATAACAAGAATCTTCCAGTACAGGGAAgaaatatcatagaatggcttgggttggaagggatcccgagatcatcgagttccaaccctgctgccacaggcagggccaccaacctccagatgtggtactagaccaggttgcccagggccccatccaacctggccttgagcacctccagggatggagcatccacagcctctctgggcagcctgttccagcacctcaccactgtgaagaacttcccctgacatccaaaGAAATATGAgctggaattaaaaaagaattcttgaataatgttttctcttttgttgccTGCATATGATCATATCATTCCTTTCATAAACTTACCAAGTCAAAGGTAAATTATTCAGGCTATAGTTAAATGAACCTGTGTAGATGTCGTGATCCAACAGCTCTGCCAAATTCTGCTGCTTCCACTCACagtctttcttccttctccttatgccagtttgtttttttgttgttgttgtttttaataacgATCTTATACTTTGCTCAGCCCTTTCTGTACCACTAACATAAAATGGAAAGTAAGTGTATCAGCAGTTACTTTTGAGGTACACATACACTGCATAAAACAAGGGATATATCTCATAGTTTTGCCTCACAATTTGTTGTTTAGTTCCTGCTATGCTCTCAAGTTAAAAACATATCACTGTATGGGTGCACTAGGCATTAGAGATGTGACCTACAGTATGACATCACATGGCAAGACTGGAAAAAGGGTTACTGACGATAAATATAGACATTTGCTCACATCTCAGGGTCTTGGAGTCATATCTCATTTGATAAGTGAGCCTCTAAATGTGAGCTGTGACGCAGGTCAAGTTTCTCATTTCTACTCAGTGTGTAGATGGTATTTGTGGTGGTCATTGTGAATAGGGCCCAAAGATGATATCAGAATGTAAAAAGGAATCAACAATGCTAtttcctctgagaaaaaaacagtggtaATAATGTGACGTAAACAAGCTCTGTAACATGTACAGCATATATAAAATAGctctttttaaattgtaataAACCTCAAAGGATATAAAAGCGTTTGCAATGCCTGTATTTTGTTACCAGTTACAGGAGGTGAAATAGTTGCCTTTGCTACCTTTCATGTTGGTTAATGGTAAATTTAGGGTTGAGGAAAGTAGTTACTCTGGCTCCTACCAAAAGCAAAACACGGTTCTGACAAGGACAGTCTGTGAAGGAAGTAGAGGAAGTGGgtaatacagaaataacagaagccAGATATCATTAATAGGT
This genomic interval carries:
- the OTUD1 gene encoding OTU domain-containing protein 1, with protein sequence MQLYSSVITHYPAGGTAPPSAAPVFKVSVPPGPPSADAANDAAGPTPSPTAESPAKDGPSPGGPAAAMPAFSSCLEVMPSGPAAAAAVPQYSSCAQLTVSRRRPLERVVPIRLLSRPEPAPHGRAWLEGVVQSGAEEPSNRSLRLSEHCQALQAAANQSGPQPERGGEDEEGGGAAGARRAERSEKLALYLAEVEKQDRYLRQKGRFRFHIIPDGNCLYRAVCKAVYGDQRLHGELREQTVHYIADHLDHFGPIIEGDVGEFLIAAAQDGAWAGYPELLAMGQMLNVNIHLTTGGRPESPTVSTMVHYLGPEDPTRPSIWLSWLSNGHYDAVLDRVCPNPEYEAWCRQTQVQRRRDEELAKSMAVSLSKMYIEQNACS